Proteins encoded in a region of the Antedon mediterranea chromosome 2, ecAntMedi1.1, whole genome shotgun sequence genome:
- the LOC140041166 gene encoding uncharacterized protein has translation MSISRIFISCTLFTFVSPVFSNFLTTEKPESLAVVEGGTAIFHCHVSQQVRESYDIAWFSDSRNVFLSTNLQVIRAQQTEFKHRYSIIRSSNHRFDLKIENVRLIDAGLFSCMYAYQDEPLQKSYYTNVGHPVELVVLTAPTPSSPVCLINALPTGDVEFECSSEGGNPTPTLQLNADNTRLNIQSEVNGHNTFIRIKLTEIHRGVTFTCILNSQALQTPKTCSLTPLLAIVRITPKIGRVVEDGEIKFNCSSHGLENPTYEWMASPNLILTKRFLSDSETVSLTIRGPTLADNASKIMCVARGANGDKVASEQAILIVEDKIGLRITQKDADLVTTIAPGATELPFIPAKPRVKHTAIDFFQNNVLILAVCVAGLFIVLLSMVALIIVCRRKRKSYNISDSVDDDELVGMNYAPYAKIEVTKMNNGNLVSETDKMKDEKTQELINRSPLVTPAASPTRSQPPSPKHSPILPTSKHSPTEISKKSCATLPASFNKQSIPKYAKPMKGTPKNPPPEYAMPIKRDFHLSLEDVTRSPTNGNSPPTSCEQRKNNEYAELTNVAASPSQNYVGKNKYEEVLIQSPVAVVDPRKLNAEGLKYADLEINQNCSSEIHSDISMKTQYAKLAQPSDAIDNI, from the coding sequence ATGAGCATTTCCAGAATATTTATCTCGtgtacattatttacatttgtaAGTCCAGTTTTTTCGAACTTTTTGACAACAGAAAAACCTGAAAGTTTAGCAGTAGTTGAGGGTGGAACGGCAATATTCCATTGCCACGTCAGCCAACAAGTACGGGAAAGTTACGATATCGCCTGGTTTTCCGATAGTCGTAACGTTTTCTTAAGTACAAACTTACAGGTGATACGCGCACAACAAACAGAATTCAAACATCGATATTCTATAATAAGATCATCGAATCACCGATTCGATTTGAAAATAGAAAATGTTAGATTGATTGACGCTGGACTGTTTTCCTGTATGTACGCGTACCAAGATGAACCATTGCAGAAGTCGTACTACACCAACGTTGGACATCCAGTGGAGCTGGTTGTGTTGACAGCGCCGACTCCGAGCTCTCCAGTATGTCTTATAAACGCACTTCCAACTGGAGACGTCGAATTCGAATGTTCATCTGAAGGCGGGAACCCAACGCCAACACTTCAACTCAACGCAGATAACACCAGGCTTAACATACAATCAGAAGTTAACGGTCATAATACCTTTATAAGGATCAAATTAACGGAGATCCACAGAGGAGTTACCTTCACATGTATTTTAAACAGCCAAGCTTTACAAACTCCAAAAACGTGTTCATTGACACCGTTACTGGCTATTGTTCGTATTACGCCAAAAATAGGAAGAGTTGTGGAAGATGGCGAGATAAAATTTAACTGTAGTTCACACGGCTTAGAAAATCCGACGTACGAATGGATGGCATCACCGAATTTGATTCTCACAAAACGATTTTTATCGGACTCGGAAACGGTGTCGCTAACGATACGGGGACCTACATTAGCCGACAATGCGTCTAAAATAATGTGCGTAGCCAGAGGAGCAAATGGAGATAAGGTTGCCAGCGAGCAAGCTATTTTAATAGTAGAAGATAAAATTGGGCTTAGGATAACTCAAAAAGATGCCGATTTAGTAACTACTATTGCCCCTGGAGCCACCGAGCTACCGTTTATACCGGCAAAACCCAGAGTTAAACATACGGCAATAGATTTCTTCCAAAACAATGTTCTAATTTTGGCCGTATGTGTTGCTGGACTTTTTATCGTTTTACTCTCAATGGTAGCTCTTATTATTGTGTGTAGACGGAAGCGAAAATCGTATAACATCTCCGATAGCGTTGACGATGACGAATTAGTTGGAATGAATTACGCGCCTTATGCCAAGATTGAAGTTACTAAAATGAATAATGGTAACCTTGTATCAGAAACTGATAAAATGAAAGATGAAAAAACACAAGAGCTTATCAACAGAAGTCCACTGGTTACTCCAGCAGCAAGCCCTACACGGTCACAACCCCCTTCCCCGAAGCATTCTCCAATACTGCCGACGTCTAAGCACTCCCCTACCGAAATTTCCAAAAAATCCTGCGCCACATTACCGGCCTCATTTAATAAACAATCGATCCCAAAATACGCGAAACCTATGAAAGGAACCCCCAAAAACCCACCTCCCGAATACGCCATGCCGATAAAACGCGACTTTCATTTATCCCTGGAGGATGTTACAAGGTCACCAACTAATGGCAACTCACCACCGACGTCATGTGAACAAAGAAAGAATAACGAATACGCGGAACTAACAAACGTAGCGGCGTCACCGTCACAAAATTACGtaggaaaaaataaatacgAAGAGGTTTTAATACAGTCGCCTGTTGCTGTCGTTGATCCGCGGAAATTAAACGCCGAGGGATTGAAGTATGCAGATCTGGAAATTAACCAAAACTGTTCTTCTGAAATACACTCCGATATATCGATGAAAACGCAATATGCAAAACTTGCACAACCAAGTGACGCAATTGATAATATCTGA